The proteins below are encoded in one region of Dasypus novemcinctus isolate mDasNov1 chromosome 13, mDasNov1.1.hap2, whole genome shotgun sequence:
- the FAM177B gene encoding protein FAM177B: protein MEKESVQQLEQEKNGPSKRTPKRIIYFVDGDFMEEDSTEEEEEGKEEQRTESTLNASRPSWGAYLWSWAGRIASTSFSTCEFLGGRLAVFFGLNQPKYQYVLNEYERMQNKKRDKEKEESGPKAQPAVVPNEKCHLKAGAPEYGTRRQDRGHSSVDRLLRGQPGTDPSPGRGRSGPRSSSASLCLDS, encoded by the exons ATGGAGAAAGAGAGTGTCCAGCAGTTAGAACAGGAGAAGAACGGACCTTCCAAAAGGACTCCCAAAAGGATCATCTACTTTGTTGATGGAGACTTCATGGAGGAGGATagcacagaggaggaggaggagggaaaggaggagcAGAGGACGGAGTCAACGCTCAATGCT tCCAGACCTTCATGGGGGGCCTATCTATGGTCTTGGGCGGGGCGAATAGCAAGCACCTCGTTTTCTA CATGTGAATTCCTCGGTGGAAGGCTGGCTGTCTTCTTTGGTCTTAATCAACCGAAATATCAGTATGTGTTAAATGAGTATGAAAGAATGCAAAATAAG AAACGGgacaaggaaaaggaagagagtgGCCCAAAGGCCCAGCCGGCAGTGGTCCCTAATGAGAAGTGTCACCTGAAGGCGGGGGCCCCAGAGTATGGAACCAGGCGACAGGACCGCGGGCACTCCTCGGTGGACCGCCTCCTCAGGGGACAGCCCGGCACAGACCCCAGCCCTGGACGAGGCCGCAGCGGCCCCCGTAGTTCCTCTGCATCTCTGTGCCTGGACTCCTGA